One segment of Pyxidicoccus xibeiensis DNA contains the following:
- a CDS encoding GNAT family N-acetyltransferase: MIAPGPTLETARLILRPTALEDLDGFCILAGDPESARFIGGVNPRPLVFRAMSTMAGAWALQGFGMFSVLEKATGRWVGRVGPWKPEGWPGPEVGWALIRDAWGKGYATEAATASMDWAFDQLGWTEVIHSIVPENVASQEVARRLGSKLLGPVKMPPPYDNAVTEAWGQSREEWRARRGGTRSQPR; this comes from the coding sequence ATGATTGCTCCAGGACCCACGCTCGAGACCGCCCGCCTGATCCTGCGCCCCACGGCGCTGGAGGACCTGGATGGGTTCTGCATCCTCGCGGGGGACCCGGAGTCGGCGCGCTTCATCGGCGGTGTGAATCCCCGCCCGCTGGTGTTCCGGGCGATGAGCACCATGGCGGGCGCGTGGGCGCTGCAGGGCTTCGGCATGTTCTCCGTGCTGGAGAAGGCGACGGGCCGGTGGGTGGGACGCGTGGGCCCGTGGAAGCCGGAAGGCTGGCCCGGGCCGGAGGTTGGCTGGGCCCTCATCCGCGACGCCTGGGGCAAGGGCTACGCCACCGAGGCGGCGACGGCGTCCATGGACTGGGCCTTCGACCAGCTGGGCTGGACGGAGGTCATCCACAGCATCGTCCCGGAGAACGTCGCGTCCCAGGAGGTCGCCCGGAGGCTGGGCTCGAAGCTGCTGGGCCCCGTGAAGATGCCGCCCCCGTACGACAACGCGGTGACGGAGGCCTGGGGCCAGAGCCGTGAGGAGTGGCGGGCCCGGCGGGGAGGCACCCGGAGCCAGCCGCGTTAG
- a CDS encoding YncE family protein, with protein MKASSTAIRRGVSTVILTAMLFTSVAAAAPYTLFESGQVRPLALSPNGALLFAANTPDNRLEIFQVGSSGLVHRGSVPVGLEPVAVAARSNDEVWVVNHLSDSVSVVRIDGNGTGGAVVRTLLVGDEPRDIVFAGPGKRRAFITAAHRGQNAPFDPQLTTEGIGRADVWVFDSENLGGSLGGSPLTIIPLFSDTPRGLAVTPDGSRVYAAAFHSGNRSSVVHESLVPNGGEAAGGVPGPNTNVQGVPATEVSVLVRYNGQDWLDVLGRSWTAQMPFSLPDKDVFAISATANPPVQVAGPSGFYTGVGTILFNMAVNPVSGKVYVSNTEGRNDLRFEGPGTFAGSSLRGHTHESRITVLGAGSVTPRHLNKHIDYSVCCAPVPNAESEKSLAQPLGMAVTSNGATLYVAAFGSSKLGVYSTAALESDTFVPSTANQIQLTGGGPTGVVLDEARGRLYVLTRFDNSVSVVNTTTKQEVAHLPMYSPEPASIIEGRPFLYDARRSSSHGDSSCGSCHIFGDFDSLTWDLGNPDGEVKANLNPVVPVLPEFGPDGTFGQDTSFHPMKGPLATQSLRGMANQGPMHWRGDRTAADTAPSLQPNSGVYDEAAAFKEFNPAFMDLLGRSAQLTPEEMDKFTHFALQVMYPPNPIRNLDNSLTPRQQAGRDFFMETTSFFQGSCESCHRVDVNANPGEGPFKGFFGTDGKSSFDAEPLFPKVPHLRNMYQKVGMFGAGFPFGNSPADTFLGDQVRGIGFNSDGAIPTLFHFNSGFDFHPIFNAVGIPDSPEGFAAKKNMELYMLAFESNLAPIVGQQVTLTASNAVVAGPRIDLLKARADASECDLVAKGRVSGHDVGLLYLGSGQFKLDRQALPHVSDTAVRQGVAQHGGVLTYTCTPPGSGPRIGIDRDLDGVLDGDEGGTASSPVLFRTAR; from the coding sequence ATGAAGGCCAGCAGCACGGCAATCCGCCGTGGCGTATCGACAGTCATTCTCACCGCGATGTTGTTCACGAGCGTCGCGGCCGCAGCCCCCTACACCCTCTTCGAGAGCGGCCAGGTCCGCCCCCTGGCGCTCTCCCCCAATGGCGCGCTCCTCTTCGCCGCCAACACGCCGGACAACCGGCTGGAGATCTTCCAGGTCGGCAGCAGCGGGCTCGTCCACCGGGGCTCGGTGCCGGTGGGCCTGGAGCCCGTCGCCGTGGCCGCGCGGAGCAACGACGAGGTGTGGGTGGTCAACCACCTGTCCGACAGCGTCAGCGTCGTGCGCATTGATGGCAACGGCACGGGCGGCGCCGTGGTGCGCACGCTGCTCGTCGGTGACGAGCCTCGCGACATCGTCTTCGCGGGGCCCGGCAAGCGCCGCGCCTTCATCACCGCCGCCCACCGCGGGCAGAACGCCCCGTTCGACCCGCAGCTCACCACCGAGGGCATCGGCCGCGCCGACGTCTGGGTGTTCGACTCGGAGAACCTGGGCGGCTCGCTGGGCGGCAGCCCGCTGACCATCATCCCGCTGTTCAGCGACACGCCTCGCGGGCTCGCGGTGACGCCGGACGGCTCGCGCGTCTACGCGGCCGCCTTCCACTCCGGCAACCGCAGCTCGGTGGTGCATGAGAGCCTGGTGCCGAACGGCGGCGAGGCGGCCGGCGGCGTGCCCGGGCCGAACACCAACGTCCAGGGCGTGCCGGCCACCGAGGTCTCCGTCCTCGTCCGGTACAACGGCCAGGACTGGCTGGACGTGCTGGGCCGCTCGTGGACCGCGCAGATGCCCTTCTCCCTCCCGGACAAGGACGTGTTCGCCATCTCCGCCACGGCCAACCCGCCGGTGCAGGTGGCGGGTCCGTCCGGCTTCTACACGGGCGTGGGCACCATCCTGTTCAACATGGCCGTCAACCCGGTGAGCGGGAAGGTCTACGTCAGCAACACCGAGGGCCGGAATGATTTGCGCTTCGAGGGCCCGGGCACCTTCGCCGGGAGCAGCCTGCGCGGCCACACCCACGAGAGCCGCATCACCGTGCTGGGCGCCGGGAGCGTCACCCCGCGCCACCTCAACAAGCACATCGACTACAGCGTCTGCTGCGCGCCCGTCCCCAATGCGGAGAGTGAGAAGAGCCTCGCGCAGCCGCTGGGCATGGCGGTGACGTCGAATGGCGCGACCCTGTACGTGGCCGCCTTCGGCTCGTCGAAGCTGGGCGTCTACTCCACCGCGGCGCTGGAGTCCGACACCTTCGTGCCGAGCACGGCGAACCAGATTCAGCTCACGGGCGGCGGGCCCACCGGCGTGGTGCTGGACGAGGCGCGCGGGCGCCTCTACGTGCTCACGCGCTTCGACAACTCGGTCTCCGTGGTGAACACCACCACGAAGCAGGAGGTTGCCCACCTGCCCATGTACAGCCCGGAGCCCGCGAGCATCATCGAGGGGCGCCCGTTCCTCTACGACGCCCGGAGGAGCTCCAGCCATGGCGACTCGTCGTGCGGCAGCTGCCACATCTTCGGCGACTTCGACAGCCTGACGTGGGACCTGGGCAACCCGGACGGCGAGGTGAAGGCGAACCTCAACCCCGTCGTGCCCGTGCTGCCCGAGTTCGGCCCGGACGGCACCTTCGGCCAGGACACGTCCTTCCACCCGATGAAGGGCCCGCTGGCGACGCAGAGCCTGCGCGGCATGGCCAACCAGGGCCCCATGCACTGGCGCGGAGACCGCACCGCCGCTGACACCGCGCCGAGCCTCCAGCCGAACAGCGGTGTCTATGACGAAGCGGCGGCGTTCAAGGAGTTCAACCCGGCGTTCATGGACCTGCTCGGGCGCAGCGCGCAGCTCACCCCGGAGGAGATGGACAAGTTCACCCACTTCGCCCTCCAGGTGATGTACCCGCCCAACCCCATCCGCAACCTGGACAACTCGCTGACGCCGCGGCAGCAGGCCGGCCGGGACTTCTTCATGGAGACGACGAGCTTCTTCCAGGGCTCGTGCGAGTCCTGCCACCGCGTCGACGTGAACGCCAACCCGGGCGAGGGCCCCTTCAAGGGCTTCTTTGGCACGGACGGCAAGTCGTCCTTCGACGCGGAGCCGCTGTTCCCCAAGGTTCCGCACCTGAGGAACATGTACCAGAAGGTCGGCATGTTCGGCGCCGGCTTCCCCTTCGGCAACTCGCCCGCGGACACGTTCCTGGGTGACCAGGTGCGCGGCATCGGCTTCAACAGCGATGGCGCCATCCCCACCCTGTTCCACTTCAACAGCGGCTTCGACTTCCACCCCATCTTCAACGCCGTGGGCATCCCGGACAGCCCCGAGGGCTTCGCGGCCAAGAAGAACATGGAGCTCTACATGCTGGCCTTCGAGAGCAACCTGGCGCCCATCGTGGGCCAGCAGGTGACGCTCACGGCGAGCAACGCGGTGGTGGCCGGCCCGCGCATCGACCTGCTGAAGGCGCGCGCGGACGCGAGTGAGTGCGACCTGGTGGCGAAGGGGCGCGTCTCCGGCCACGACGTGGGCCTGCTGTACCTGGGGAGCGGGCAGTTCAAGCTCGACCGGCAGGCGCTGCCCCACGTCTCGGACACCGCCGTCCGGCAGGGCGTCGCGCAGCACGGGGGCGTGCTGACGTATACGTGCACGCCGCCGGGCTCGGGGCCGCGCATCGGCATCGACCGCGACCTGGACGGCGTCCTGGACGGTGACGAGGGCGGGACGGCGAGCAGCCCCGTGCTCTTCCGCACCGCTCGCTGA